TGAAGAAAATGAGAGTGTCACTTGAGACCTTAAATAGTATTAGTCTATTAGATCATATTCACGCGTACATGATCCTTATTTAGTATTGCGAAAATCCAAAATTTCACCATTTCCATTTAATTTCCAAGTTCGAAATAAAGAGGATTTTCACCATTTCCATTTACCTCCAAGTTTGAAATAAAGAGGATCCTGATCGGCTGATCAGCCTGATCCAAAGGAAGTAGGAGAGAAATTGTATCAATTTCCCCCTAGCTAGACCAGGATGTCTAAGCACCCAAAAATACATAACTTTCTAACTTGAGCTGCGCCAACCTATCAAAATGGAtccattaatttaattttgtttttgataggtaatcaaACTTGATCCATTCCTGCAAACAAAACTCAATAGTAATATGGCATTCACTCATCCAGGATAGAAAGCTCACATCAAAATTCCAACTTCAATAGATAATTAGTTATATATGAATATCCATTAATTCCACAAGAACCCACGATGTACATAGTCCTATTACTATTACTAATAAGAATAGTAATGATAATAATTGGTACCTTAACAAAGACCTGAACGGAGGTCCATTTAGAACTAGACTGAAATCCTAACCTACTACGCAGACTGACAAGCTAAGTTTTCCCTCCCTACTCCAAACTCCTGACTCCAATGGGAAAGCAATAGGTTGAAATGTAATTCtcactttctcttttttgaaGGTGGCTGGGGAACCTCCTCGTCCTCATCATCCTCTTCGTCCTCGTCTTCATCCTCCCCATCCTCATCgtcatcttcatcatcaccatcatcatcatcgtcatcctCGTCATCACTTCCTCCGTCACCATTGGCCTCAGGATCATCCTCAGGATCTCCTCCATCCTCCCCTTCCTCACCAGAGAAGTCCTCATCACCAGCATCTTCATCCTGATCATTAGCATCATCATCGTcgtcatcgtcatcatcatcatcctctgTTTCACTACCGTCTTTGTTCTCCTGATCAGGACGTTGCCTTTTGTGGAGTTCTTCAAAAGGAAACCTGCCGAGAGAAGTAAAACCCACCAACTTAATTGAGTTTCCGCACGAAAACCCATCGTGCAAGTATACAAGGCATGGAAGACTGAAGATCAATATTACCTTCCATCCATTGCAGTCAATTTTGGTGACACACTGATATCATTCAGCAGTGATCCAGTCTGAAAAAGGGCCTCGAGTAACGTTGGTCAGACAACTTAAACAAAGATGCATAGAAATACAAACAAGGAAATACCACAACATCTCATCCATAGCATCCAGCAGAGAACTTATCTAAAAAACAGGCTTTTGAATGTATTTTAAATGCAAAGCATCATCAAATATTTCCTCGTTGAATCAACTACCATTGCATTTACCAAAGTGTCTAGAAATTACATTGTTGACATAAATAGAGTGTGAGAGCAATTAGAAGACGGCCTTTTACAAACCAACATTTTCACATAtcgttttacaattttttggtACATCTATATGCAGTTGACAGCAAGAAACCCCCAATTGGATATAATAGGATATAATGAAGAAGACGGCCTTTTTGGAAACAGGATAATAGAAGTGGATGCTCATTTGTTATCTTGAAAGCAGGAATGGCATTATCAAATTTGTGATGCTTACCGAAAAGCAGATGCACAAATTTCCTTTATTGAGCCATAGAACTTAATGCAGGGCCCAATAAAAATTAGTTACGTGGTGACTCATATGAGTATCCACATGAACTTTTCATCACATGGCCTATTTAAGAGTCATGTAATTAGTTCATATGACTTTAATGAGTCATCCAaacatacaaataaaattttcccaATTTGGAAAAATCTCCTCAAACCCATTACGTGGCAATTCAAAAAAACATCTACATATATCGAATCacacaaataattaaattatttaagcAAGTCGCTCATAACTAGGTCACGTGACTAAAACTGCACGTGATAAGTTGTTTAAATTGCCATGAAGAGAGTTGGAGGAATTTTCCTCCAAGCTGGTTTAGAGGTAAACTCTttcccaaaaaatataaataaacatgGGTGGGGTGGTCATTTTAGCCATAAACGTGGGTGGAGAAGATTCCTTCAGCCCAGTTTGAAGAGACACTCTAAGATCACAACTTTTGATTTTGTCCATTTGATATAGAAATGGTAACACCAAATCAAGGTGGTGCTTAATATAACGTAAACAAAGATGCGACGGCATACATAGAAAGCATTAAAAAGCATCAACTATGAAGGAATGTCGAAAATCAGGAAAGAGAGGTgttgatatataaataaaagtactCTATGCTTAACAAAACTGATAACAAAAAATAGTAGGGCCTATTGAGCAATAAGATGGGGAATTTGTAACCATCAGCATACATTTTAAAAGCAGAATGGCTTAATTTTGGTTATTACAAGGAAAAGTGTTCATCCAAAAATAAAGTATTCTATGCTACTCTAAGCTAAActaatcaaaaaccaaaaaacagtAGGGCCTATCAAGCAATAACACAAGGAATCTAAAACCATCAGAAAACATTTTAAAAGCAGAATGGTTTTTGGTTGCAAACAATATGGCATATAATTCTCcaatacaagaaaaagaaacctAGCCCATAAAATGCAATGCTACATTTatgcaaaaaacaaacaaacacagatTCTCAAAACCcccattcccccccccccccccccaccctttTGAGTAAAGGTTTCAGCCCACAGATAGTTCAGGCAGCCCCATTAAAGacagaataaaataatttaaaagaatgtcAAACACAACCAGGGAAAAAACTAGAAGGTTCCCAACAAATTCTTGTTCAGTACTCTCAAGCACTAATTATGGATAAAAGAACATTCCAACAAAAGTAGCTCCCGATTAAAGCAAACAAATTTGTTCCCACAAACACCCAATATACAAAGCTATGTCCAGATTTAACAAAAAGGGCATATTTTAATTCTGAAGCATCCCACATGAACTAAAACTACAAAGGGTTTTtgctcaaaaaaacaaaaaggaaaaatcttaaGTATTACATCACAATAAAggcatgaaatttgacaaaaaaatattcaGGAAACCACTATgtcataaacataaaatattcaGGAAACCTTAAAAGCAAACCAAAGGCATGAAATTCCAACTCCTATACAATAATATTCAATGTTAAGAAGAATATAGAGCattataactattttttttttaaaaaggctAAGGTTGAAAAGGCTATACCACCATGATAAGGCAAGCAAGCGACTTTCCAGCAGCAAGAACAGTCTCTACCACCATAGATTCCAAAACAGAGAAAACCCACATGTTATTCTCCACAGAGCTCAAACCCACCACCTCCATTGTCCCCAAAAACCCTGAAAAATCagagaaaaaaattgcacaaaGAGGGAGTTTTAGTGTATGTGTTTGAGAGACAGAGATAGACAAATAGGCCTGAAAAGACTCAGAGAGAGATTGATTGGCTTCTGGGATTGTGGAGGGGAAGAGTCTTTTGGTTTGGTGCGGTTAGGGTAAACCCTAGGGTTTGGTCCGGTTAGGGTTTTTGctagtgattttttttgttatttccaGCCCAAAATTCTCTGCTTCCACGAAAGGAAAAACATTTACTTGATTGGATGATTTTTTGAGTGAGGAGTGGAAGTAGCTAAAGTTGGTGTGGCTAAAgtaaatgttcttttttttttttagaatttgacCTTTAAGTAAGATCATTTTATCAGATTTTTTTGACTTGAGGCTTCGGATCTAGTGTTGGAAATCCATGCCATGACAAACCAAGTGAAAACCATGTGGTCCTAAGTTTAATATAGCTAAAATAAACCAATGATAttctttgtattttaatttttaaatcaaacatATGACACTGAGATGATTGGTAGGGTCTAGCTATTTGAAGTAGGGTTTATAGTAGGGAATGATATTCTTCTCTAAGACACTTGTCGTTTCAACTTTCCATAGGAtgctcttcaaaaaaaaaaaaaaaaaaaactttccataGGATGGGACATGTCTAGGTTGAGTAAAGTTGAACAATGACTAGGTGAAGGGGCTATAAGGGCTTAGGTAGTGCAATATGGTCAAATACTAGTGGGTTGCACCATTAACTGAGTCGAACTATAGATTATAGAAGATGGCCCAACCCTTGTGTATGTTGGAcagcacaaaaagaaaaaaaaaaaaaatcgtcttTCTTACTCTAACCATCAACGTTtccataagtttttttttttttttttggataattacactttatcaccctaaactatacttcATGTTACACTTACTACCCTAAACTATGTGGATGTACacttaccaccctaaactattatCTCTtgcacactttgcaccctacTGTTTAGTTAACTGTTAATTTAGACTCATGTGCAAGTCATGTGAGAGTTGCAATAATCAAAAGATCAAATTGCCGCTTATTAACTGGTATCTTACAAACCTATATGATCCTCACTGCTACGCATCTTCTTCCCCACACTCTAGTCTCTTTGTTTCTCGCTTAGCTCCCCTGGTCCAAGTCTCTTGCTTTCATCAACTACAGATGAACTTCTCATCAACCAAAAAAGGTATTAatatttacaattaaaaaaatgaatgaacacCTCAAGGATAAAGTCATTTAATACTACTTTCTTCACTGTACAATAACTATATCTCTTTCCAAGTTCCAACAACTCCAAATGcaaagattaataaaaaaacaaaaagcctaACTTCCATTTAATTTGTTGCAAACATCcactttctctaaattttagctctccttttgaattttttgtctTCTGTGTCCAAGAAAAAGCGAAAAAACTGATTAATTTTCCAGGGAACAAAGAAAATACCAAAGAATTCAAGACTGGGTTTTCTTGAGCATATTCTAAAAGCACTTtctttccctttcccttttAATTCTTACAAACACAAATGCCTCTCCACACCATGAATTActatttttcttccttaaacAGTCTAATTAAACCCAGTTTTTCATTGAAAGCATTTTTGGGTATTTTCCCATAGAGGTAAACAGAGCTTTAACAAGCACTTACAACACCCAAgtacataaattaattaaaacccggataaatatcaattttgattttaaaaatctaagccaattaattGTAAAAGTTCAAGCTTTCAAACTAAGTAGCGATAAAAGCATACACAAAAATTAAACTAGACGACATATAGGAGAAAGAAGAGGACGAGGAAGAAAGACATGAGTACAGAGTAATTCACATTCACTGAcctgaaaaataataaaatttaaaaaagtggtatatgtTGCCAAACGATGATGGGCAAAGTGGGAAAATTTCGCTAACGACAGCCATGAAAATgtcgtaatttttttttaattgggaagACCGGAATCTCTATAGTTGATGAAAGCAACAGTGGGAGGAAGAAGAAGCTAGACACCGAGTGGAAGTGACAGACTGAGTTTGAGAGGAACTGAGAATATCACGTGAGGGTCTTTTAATTGGATGTTTTAAGAGACTTGGGCAATTCTGTCTTTTAATTGGATGCAATGCACTCAAAAGTCATGTGACTTACACATGACTCTAATTTCCATCAAAGTTAACAGGTAAGTTAATGGTGGGGTGCAAAGTGTGCGAGAGataatagtttagggtggtaagtGTGCATTcgcatagtttagggtggtaagtGTAACATagggtatagtttagggtggtaaagtgtaatttcccctttttttttttagacaaagATCTCCCAAAAAGAATTCTagcctttgtttgttttttggttgcatGGTCACTGACCTGTTTATGTTATGGTTAACTCAAGTTTCTTGAGGTTGGATTAGTCCCTTAACTTGGTCCCATCCAAACTCCGTGGTAAATAATCCGTTAAGATGTTGGTCACATATTGTCAACAAGTTTTGTAGCAAGAGAGGTAAGTAACGATCTCTTCCCATGATTAATTTCCTTCTTTGCTCACctttcttttcatattttgattttagtttcattttatttccttttttatgaGTGTGAATTGTGATTGATGAAATTGTGTCTAAATGTTGATGTCTACAAGAAGATGGCTTTATTCAAACTAAAACAAGAATAATTTTAGTAGTTTCTAGGTTTAGGGTTTCCTAGGGGAAGAGACATTCGTCACCCTGAAACGACGTAGGCTTGATCATCCAAAGAGTCTAGAGTTAATGCCTCACatgttcaaaaataaaaaataaataaaattgccTAGGAAGTTTATGTTGGAAATTGTAGTTGCCAAGAATGAGTTGAcataatacaatgaatttgtagaggcAGGAACTTGAACCAAATAACCTAGCacagttgaagaagaagaaaaatacaaggaacaatgAAGAATACTAGTCCTCGGCCAAGGTCCGAAGACAGATACTCATATTAGATTGATCTCAAGAACGATTTGCGACAGTATTTCTCTCTCTAGGATCCTCCCTGAATTTCCCCTTCATGCAACAGAATCTCTTACGTTATATAGCTTCTTTCAGCTGATCTGGGCCCTTCATTTGTTGATCATGTAGGCCACTACTagagtgcttgtcccattagACGCCTTCCCAAATCTTCTATGAGTTACGGCaaccaagacagcactgttcaggagtcttctccacataaatgcagccaggaAGTTTGGTAGGGTGTATTAAATGTGATGGCAACTACCATCCCTTCAGACACGTTAGGATTAACCCCCTCTCCGAAACTCTTCCTCTACAGTGTGACCTCCTCTAGTATTGTGCCATTGACGTGACCAAGGCTTGCCTCCCCGGCCTTGTCGTCCAAGGGTATGATCTCCTCAGAACTGCGTCAACCTCCTCTGCCTCAGATATGACACATGGCACTATTACCTTATTAAATTTCTGTATCCCACAGAAATAATGTAAATTTTGTTTGTGCACACTATATTTAATTCCATAAGAATATGTATGTTCATTAGTGCACCTTGTTTTGAAGTTTAATTAGTCCCTTGACTTGGCACCATCCAAGGTTTCTGGTGAATAACTTACTAAGAGGTTGGTCACTTGTTGCCAACGAGTTTGGTAGCAAAAGAGGTAACAATCTCTTTCTATGatcaatttccattttcactcatctttctttctttttatatttgattttagtttcattttatttcattctttatgcatttgaattttgattgatgAAGTTGTGTGTTTCAATGTTGATGTATGCAACAATATGGCTATATTCAAATAAGGGGGAAAACTAGAAATTTTTGCTTAGGGGGccaaacccctatttttataggctatatctttaaaaatgtttgataattataagtaatataagggattttttttttttttaaattgaccTTGGCTTTAGTTCCACCCCTAATTCAAATTTAAGCATAAACGGTTTTGGTAGTTTCTAAGTTAGGGTTTTCTGGGCAAAGAGATGTTTTTTGCCTCAAGAAGGCGTATGCATGATCATTCAATAGAGTTTGGGGTTAATGTCTCGTATGTGTACTATAGATAACATTTGCTTTAAGATGCATCCCTGCAACAAATAAGTTATTAGGTTAGGGTGTCTTTAATGAAAGATTTCCTTAAGTGAATCCCAACAATATAAGTGATTATAGACTATTGCAAATGTTCTTAAATTAGGTTGGGGATTCTTCAATAAAAGATTTCCTTAAAGAGACATTTGGTTCACCGTGATGTTACCTTACATcgtaatattacattattttaaTCTTATATTAATGTAATCTCAATACAAGGATACAAAATTACATTGTTTATGAAGGTGATGAGATTAagatgatgtgatatattttataattttagattatggtaatgttagaaaaaataaaataaataaaaaaccttaatGTAACATCATCATAATGCGCATCACATTAAAGGCACATCACAGCGAACCAAACGCCCTCTAAGTATATCCTAATAATACGAGTGAGTGATTAAGTTATGGCTTCtttaataaaagatttttttaagtGTATATCGATAATACAAGTGAAGGTTAGCCATGTGGTTAGGTGAACCTAAGTAGGGTGGCTAACATCTTTTTAAGCTCATACCTTAACTCCAGACTCAGTTTGTGTCATTAATCCTTCACACATGAGTCAAAGGTGGTTCTTAGCCCACACTAAACCAAGTGGTGACTCCTCTTTTCTGTTATGACCCACAAGGCCTATGGTGTAATCCCAAGCTTATGATGTACCAATAGAATTTGAGATTACTATAGTAGGAAGGTAAGTGCTACATTTATAAGATTGCATGTGAGTATAGACTATTTTAAATGTTCATTAACAATGAATTCTCTAATGGGAATGGATTCctgtaggggcggtttttggggcccaggcccagcaagtaagtggttctggcccaaaggaccctagacaatgaatttgtagagagcgggttacagaactaagGCTGGACGAAGTGAACGTTAGTTAGTTGTATGCCATGCAACAGTCTGAACGTAAGAATATCTCATTTATGTCCACAGGATaccggtccgaggagacgtatgaGAACACCTCTTGCTCTGATTAAAGACTACAGAAttctttaatctctctctctctcttttccctcTAAATTTTCCGATCCtttcttcatggggatttccttcccttatatagcctccttaaattgataaaagtcttacacttgttaaccatctggaccttcacttgagtgtctgtcccatcggacatccaccttatctttctatgagttgcattggccaatataacactgttcgcctgtcttctccacattaatgcggctggaaaagtagctcccttgcatttaatgcggcagttgtggtctCTCCCTGGACATCCTATGCTTTTGTTCTTCTCCCTGCTTTGTGAGGCTTATCCTTATAaccaatatttgtttggaatgaCTCCTTATTATGGATAGGGTGCATGTTGGGCTCATATTTGGCGCGTCCGAGGGGACGTCTCCTTTAAATAAGTTTGGGCTTATTAGGGTTGGGTAGACAGTTGCTTCGGCGGCCCATTTTTCCTTTGGTCGTAGTTGGACTCTGtatagggcccaaggcccgttGTTTGACTTGGGAATTTTACCCTTACAATTCCCATAGTGGTTTTTTCATTGAAGAGGTTCTTCATTGATTTTCCACTTTGTTACCAAATTGGTGTCTTTTATTGCCTTTAGATTTGGCATTATATTTGtggtataaaaatatatatttgtgttactCTATTTGGAattactagatttttttttttttggagaggggggggggggggggttcaaAATAGGATCTTTTAGATTTGTCATTtttgtatctcaaaaaaaaaaaaaaatcagcatttTAATTGCTATTATAATTTGGGCACtgcacaattttattttttattatttataattcaatagttggggaaGAATGATTTGAATCTTGGACGTCTCTCCCATTGAAAACACTAGAAAATTCtagttaagttacaaaactcttggcaaCACTTGTGGTTATATTATTGAGTGAGAGTATCACTATACATTGTTGATGTGGTCCTCTGAGTGCACTAAATAACTTAAACATGTAATTAGTATTATGATTAATATTTGATTCAATTAATCTGTCACTTTTGTTTTGAGAGCGTTTCAACCTATGGCTCCACTCCTAATGATAGCTcattatcatcaaaccaagacacacTAATCAATTTTGGTGTGGGCAgagattgaaccctagatctcttatccaaccatcaaaaactttatcatttaagctaactggaactcacaATTAATTTGTCACTTAGTGTTACATATATGTTATATAGTCGGTAACcctttaataaaatatgaaatttttttctcttttattttttttctaaatgtgAAGTTTAATAATTATGgtaattctttcaaaaaaaaattatggtaattattaataggcatttattatgattgtgtttgatATGGAACTTTGTAGTTTATGGTTGTTGCAAATCCATTCTAGAACTTGATAATGTGCCTCAAATGCTTTTGAAACCGTACCCTTTTTCTATCCTTTGTTGAAACAACACTGTAGtactcacttgacacaaaagtCAATCCCATATTCATCACCTagttcatcatcatcatcatcaacaagtACTCCACCAAGTTCAAAAAACCCTCCTCTAAAACGAGACCCACCTTCAAATCCAAGTACTTCATCACCTGTGCAAAGTGCAAGTCCACCAAATACTCCATCATCAGGGAATCAACCATCTTTGCCTTTTGAGCTGAAGCCAGTACAATTGCCTTTAGTTTATGGTGGTGGTGAAGGCTGTTGGCAAGGTTCTGGAAATAATTATCGTTGTTGGGGAAGCAAAGGAAACAATATTTCCGGTGTTTGTTGCAATCTCGTACGATTTAGAGGTAAGGATTGTTCGACCGGAAGAGAGTACGACAATGTTAACGAAAGGTGTTGGCAGTTTAATAATGGATCCCAGAATAAGTGTATTGAGGTTACTCCCTATTATTCTTAGTGAGGGTAACATGCATGGTGTTGTTAGTATGAGACTGGCTCGGTCTCTATCCCTTGGAATAAGATGTTtttaggagaaaaaagaaagaataagatgTTTTCATTGAGGTTTTAGTTTTTCGTTGTTAtttgtctttgtttcttttagTAAAAGATGTATGCTTTGGTATTCCGGTATTTCCTTGATTGTTTAATTTGAACCAATGATGTCACTTTGAATGAAAGACACTTGTcattacattagggcccaaagATAAATAGTCTAATGTTTTCTTGAATGTTCATTTCTAACTATTCTTCAAATCCTTGTTCACTTTGCTTATACTAGGTTGCTTAGTTAGACTATGATATGGTGAAAATGGAAcagaacaaaccaaaaattgCATAAACTGATAAAAGCAGTCCAACCAAGACATTTATTTACAACTGCAGCTATCCATATATACAGTACACCCGTCCACATGTACTTTATATGGGCCATCTGTACATTTTCACTTTTTATCTCCACATTTTTGGCCCATTCATGGTTTCTATACAAATTTATTACTGTACAAAGAGCCATTTCAAACTGATAAACAATCAGAATAAAGAATTTTTCTACATGTATTCTGGACGGAGCCATATGACATGAGAAAGTGTGATGTGCAGCTCCTTTGAGAAGGTTGTACTGGCAGAATCCCATTCTATTCCGGCCGAAAGCTTATCAGATTAGGGAGTGCATCTGACTGAAGATTCTTGATATCAGATGCAGTGACCTTACAGGACTCCAAGGAAAGTGAGCGTAAATTCTTCAAAGGCTTCAAATACTGCAAACCCTCACGGGTTATGCAAGAATTTGAAACATTTAAAGACACCAATGCAGTCAGCCCTACATTTACAAATGTAACGACATGacagttaaaaataaaaatctatatttaaTCCTAACTGAAATTATgtttttgattggtaagttacacaagCACCAAATaggtcttgaacccatgacctcacctcTCACAGGTCCAATGACCATGGTTTTCAAGCTACCATACTAAGTCaaatgtattaatatatatacccTACATTTGGGTACATCGTGATAAATATTTCAGAATAGTAAAGATGTTGCAGTTTAGGGCTTTTTGCCATGAACATAGGTTGGGCTGAACCACAttaattctctttctttttgttctttctaCAATTTTTGTCACTCACAATCCCAATAACATTTCTAATAGACCTAAATTCCAAATCTAACTTTTGCCTGTTTTTACACATGCAAACTCAGTTATACAAATGCCAGGACCAGCCAGGTGGGATTTAAAATGGAGAACGAGAAACAAACATAGGTTAGACCACACAATCAGCAGCCTTAATCACACCTGGCTCCATTAATACCACAACAAGATAATTATATTCAAGAGAACTACTGCAGAAACACAAATTAGTGAAGAGAAACAGTAGATACCAGAAGCCAATTCCAATGTTTTATCTGTCAGGTTGCAGTTTTGTGACAGATTTAGCAGTCTCAGGGAGGCAAGATCTTTGATATTCTTCACACCAGCATCAGTTAATCCTCCACCACATATTTCAAGGGATTGGAGATTCTTAAAGTCTGTTTGGTATGAAAACACATAGGAGTAAGACAATATAGTGTGACAAGATCATTTGCATCAACAAgtcaaatatatacaaatatggGGTTTACATGTAGAATTAAATTTCACCTGTATTTGATCATCCCTTACATTTTTGGATagtatataataaatgaaattaaaacacTTTAAATCTAAGCTGAAGTTGTGGACCCTTGGTAGGCACTGATATGTATATGAGCCATGCCATTGGGGTTTTGGGGTTTGTCTTCATTCGCATGGATTATATTAGAGACCTTGAATTTGAGTTCATTTTCTCAGGGTTTTCTAATCACACTTaactaaacataaacaaattCATCACCAAATAAGTTAAGCAAATTATAAGCCAGAAGCGCTCC
This DNA window, taken from Quercus robur chromosome 2, dhQueRobu3.1, whole genome shotgun sequence, encodes the following:
- the LOC126715490 gene encoding uncharacterized protein LOC126715490 isoform X2, with product MEVVGLSSVENNMWVFSVLESMVVETVLAAGKSLACLIMVTGSLLNDISVSPKLTAMDGRFPFEELHKRQRPDQENKDGSETEDDDDDDDDDDDANDQDEDAGDEDFSGEEGEDGGDPEDDPEANGDGGSDDEDDDDDDGDDEDDDEDGEDEDEDEEDDEDEEVPQPPSKKRK
- the LOC126715490 gene encoding uncharacterized protein LOC126715490 isoform X1; the encoded protein is MEVVGLSSVENNMWVFSVLESMVVETVLAAGKSLACLIMVALFQTGSLLNDISVSPKLTAMDGRFPFEELHKRQRPDQENKDGSETEDDDDDDDDDDDANDQDEDAGDEDFSGEEGEDGGDPEDDPEANGDGGSDDEDDDDDDGDDEDDDEDGEDEDEDEEDDEDEEVPQPPSKKRK